The Pseudomonas fluorescens genome segment TGTCGCGGTCCTTGGCTTTCTCCAGACGTCCACCGGTGAAGGTCAGGTTCTTGATCTCTTTGGAGGTCAGCAAACCGCCTTCGAAGGTCTGCGGCAGGATGCGCCCGTCGTTCGGCTTGAGGATCGGCAGTTCCGGAATCAGGCTGCCGATCTTCAATTCGGTGGCGGAGATCTTCACTTTGCCGGTCAGGCCGAGTTTGGAGTACTCGTCCGCCGCGCGACCGTCATCGTGGGTCGGCAGCAGGCCAGTGCCGGTGCGGTCCGGACTCGAATCGAGCTTGACCCCCAACATCCCCAGTGCATCGACACCAAACCCCACGATGCCGTCGGTGTAGCCCGATTGCAGGTTGAGCATGAACCCCTGTGCCCACTCGTCGCGCTTGGACTGCTGGGCGCTGGTGCCATCGCGAAAGTCGCGGTTGAAATACATGTTGCGGGTTTCGAAGGTGGCGGAACTGTCTTCGATGAAATCGGCGTAGCTCATCGGTGCGAAACCGGCGAGGGCGGCTGCACCGGCAAGGGCGGCGGGGCTGAAACGGGAAGGACGAACAGGCTTAAGAGCCTTGGTCTGCAAGGACGGCATGCGAGGTGTACTCCGTTTATTGTTCTTATTGGTCGAAAACGCTTCGAGGCGTTTTTCGTATCGCTGTGTGGCATCAGCGACGGCAGTCGGAACTGTCCGTGGCCCGACTCTAACGGGCTAACCTTTCGCTAACCTTTCAGCTGACTTTCCCGGATTTCGGGCTTCACAGCGGCGGTTGCGGCTGTAAACTCCGCGGCAAAGAATGGCGTCGGCCATCCCTGAATGAGGTAAAGCTCCATGCGTGTTCTGCTCGTCGAAGACCATCTGCAACTGGCCGAAAGCGTTGCCCAGGCGCTCAAGAGCACCGGTCTGACCGTGGACGTGTTGCACGATGGCGTGGCTGCCGACCTGGCGCTGGGCAGCGAGGAGTACGCGATGGCGATCCTCGATGTCGGCCTGCCGCGCATGGACGGATTTGAAGTGCTGGCGCGTCTGCGGGCCCGGGGCAAGAACCTGCCGGTGCTGATGCTGACGGCTCGCAGCGACGTCAAGGATCGGGTCCACGGGCTAAATCTTGGGGCTGACGATTATCTGGCCAAACCTTTCGAGCTGACCGAACTCGAGGCTCGGGTCAAAGCCTTGCTGCGCCGCAGTGTGCTGGGCGGCGAACGCCTGCAGCGGTGTGGTGTGCTGGCCTATGACCTGGAGACCCGGCGCTTCACCCTCGGTGAAGAACTGTTAACCCTGACCTCCCGCGAACAGGCGGTGCTCGAAGCGCTGATCGCCCGTCCCGGCCGGGTGATGAGCAAGGAGCAACTGGCTTCGCAAGTGTTCGGTCTCGACGAGGAGGCCAGCCCCGACGCCATCGAAATCTACGTGCACCGCCTGCGCAAGAAGCTCGACGGTCATGCAGTGGCCATCGTGACTTTCCGGGGCCTGGGTTATCTGCTGGAAAGCCGCGATGCATAAGCCCAGCAGCCTGCGCTGGCGGTTACTGTGGAACCTCGCGCTGTTGTTGGTGGTATTGATGCTGGCCAGCGGATTGAGCGCTTACTGGAACGGTCGCGAAGCCGCCGACACCGCTTACGACCGCACACTTCTGGCGTCGGCGCGGACTATCGCCGCCGGCCTTTCGCAGCGGGACGGCAGTCTCAGTGCCGACGTGCCTTATGTGGCCCTCGACACCTTCGCCTACGACAGCGCCGGGCGCATCTATTACCAGGTCAACGACATCCATCAGAAGTTGATTTCCGGTTACGAAAACCTGCCCGGCCCGCCGCCGGGAACGCCGAGAACCGACAGCTATCCGGCGCTCGCGCGTTTTTACAACGCCACCTATCAGGGCCAGAACGTGCGTGTGGTCAGCCTGTTGAAAGCGGTGACCGAACCGAACATGAACGGCATGGCGGAAATCCGTGTCGCCGAAACCGACGAAGCGCGTGTCAGCATGGCCCGCAGTCTGGCGGCCGATACCTTGTTGCGGCTGGGCATGCTGGCAATTGGCGCATTGTTGCTGGTGTGGTTTGCGGTCAGCGCGGCATTGCGACCGATCGAGCGTTTGCGCACGGCGGTCGAGGAGCGTCAGCCCGACGATCTGCGGCCCTTGCCGCTGGTGGAGGTGCAGCACGAATTGTGGCCGCTGGTGCGGGCGCTCAATCACTTTACCGAACGCTTGCGCGGGCAGTTCGAACGACAGGCGCAATTCATCGCCGATGCCGCCCACGAACTGCGCACGCCGCTGGCAGCGCTCAAGGCCCGTCTTGAATTGGGGCTTCGTTCCGGCGAGCCGCAAATCTGGCGCGAGACACTGGAATCTTCGGCACAAAGCACCGATCGACTGACCCATCTGGCCAATCAGTTGCTGTCGCTGGCGCGGGTGGAAAACGGTGCCCGGGCGATTGCCGAGGGCGGCGCGCAGTTGCTGGATCTGAGCCAGTTGGCCCGGGAACTGGGCATGGCCATGGCGCCTCTGGCTCACGCGCGCGGTGTGGCTTTGGCGCTGGAAGCGGACGAGCCAGTCTGGCTGCGCGGCGAGCCGACGTTGCTCAACGAACTGCTGAGCAATCTGGTGGACAACGCTCTGGCGCACACGCCATCGGGCGGCAACGTGATCTTGCGGGTGCTGTCGCCGGCCGTGCTTGAAGTCGAAGACGACGGCCCGGGCATTCCTCAGGATGAGCGTGACCGGGTATTCGAGCGCTTCTACCGGCGCAACCAGCAGGTTGCCGGTTCCGGGCTGGGTCTGGCGATCGTCGGGGAGATCTGTCGCGCCCATCTGGCGCAGATTACCCTGCACGATGGTGAGCCCGTGGGGTTGAAGGTGCGGGTGAGTTTTATCGCAGGCTGAGACTCAGTAGAACATCGAGCGCGATTCTTCCAGATCTTCGCACAACGCCTTGTTGTCGATGTCTATCCCGAGCTTGCGAAAGGCCGGAACACTGAGCGGGTCGATCCGGGCGAGGGGATGATCGGTGTCTTTGTGGCAATACAGGCTGGCCACTTGCACCAGATCCACATAATCGACCTGTGGCGATTCGCGTTTCAGATCCTGATACAGCCCCGGCAACTCCACGAGGCGCTCCGGGAATTCCCAGACCCGCAGCAACTTGTCGCCGATCAGCGGATGAATGTGATCGATCACATGATTGAGGCTGACGGGGTCGGACAGCAGTTCGTAATGGTCTTCGGCGTAGGTCAGGATCGGCAGCACGCCGATCTGGTGCACCAGCCCGCCCAATGCAGCCTGATCCGGCTTGAGCTGGGTATAGCGGCGGCACAATGCGTAGCTGACGCCGGCGATCTCCAGGCTCTTGCGCCAGACTTCGCGCATTTTCTGTTCCACCACCTCGGAGCGTGCGTGGAAGATCTGCTCCATCACCAGACCGATCGCCAGGTTGCTGCTGTAGTTGACGCCCAGCCGGGTGATCGCAGTATGCAGGTCGGTGACTTCCTGCGTGGCGCGCAGCAAGGGACTGTTGACCACTTTGATCAGCCGTGCCGAGAGCGCCGTGTCACGGCCGATGACTTTGCTCAGGTCGCTGACGCTGATGTCCGGGTCTTCGGCGGCCTTGCGAATCTGCAGGGCCACTTCCGGTAACGTTGGCAGAACCAGGTCATCGTTATCGATGGCCTCAACCAAATCCTGTTGGACCTTATCCGCCAGCTCACTCATGTCATTTCTCTAGGGTGTTGCAACAAATGCTGCGATCAACGCTGGATTTCGCGGTCGCGATCCAGTTCGTAAGGCAGGTCGAGCAAGTGCAGCGCCGGCCCTTCGACCGTACCCAGATGCAAATCGCCCGCTTCGGCAGCTTCGGCCTGCAACACGGCCAGCAGTTCAATATTCTTTTCGGCGCGGGCGGCCAGCACCACTTCGCCGATGGAACTGCCGTGGCTCGGAGCGAACAGCGGGGTGCCGGGCTCCGGCAACTCGCTGGCGTCCAGTTGCACGCGGTACAGGCGACGCTTGAGCTTGCCCAGGTACTGCATGCGCGCGACGATCTCTTGCCCGGTGTAGCAACCTTTCTTGAAGCTCACGCCGCCGACCGCTTGCAGATTGAGCATCTGCGGAATGAACAGTTCGCGGGTGCCCGGCATGACCTGGCCGATACCGGCACGGATCTGGCCCAGCAGCCATTGATTGAGTTCGGCTTCGGTCAATTGCGCAGACAGCTTGCCTTTGATGGCGTCGGCCTGATCGGCTGGCGCCCAGAGTTCGGCACGGTCGGGGGAGACGCGAATCGCGATCAACCCTTCGTGGCGAACCACGCTGTCGGTGTCCGCCGACAGTTCCAGACCCAGGCTGCTCAGGGCTGCATCCCCATGCTCCAGACCGAAGCGCGCCCATGACTCGCTTTCGTCGGTCAGTTTCGATTTGGAGAACACCGCGTACTTTTTCAGGTCCGCCAGTTGTGGCTCCAGCAGCTCGCCGGCCATGGCCAGCAGCACGCCGTCGCCTTCAAGCACGATGCGGAAACTCGACTGCATCCGGCCTTTCTGCGTGCAGCGGGCACCAAGGCTGGCCCGCTCATCACTCAGGTAATTGATATTGCAGGTCAACTGGCCTTGCAGGAATTTGCCGGCGTCCGCGCCGCGAACCGCGAGAACGCCTTCATGA includes the following:
- a CDS encoding response regulator, with protein sequence MRVLLVEDHLQLAESVAQALKSTGLTVDVLHDGVAADLALGSEEYAMAILDVGLPRMDGFEVLARLRARGKNLPVLMLTARSDVKDRVHGLNLGADDYLAKPFELTELEARVKALLRRSVLGGERLQRCGVLAYDLETRRFTLGEELLTLTSREQAVLEALIARPGRVMSKEQLASQVFGLDEEASPDAIEIYVHRLRKKLDGHAVAIVTFRGLGYLLESRDA
- a CDS encoding sensor histidine kinase; translation: MHKPSSLRWRLLWNLALLLVVLMLASGLSAYWNGREAADTAYDRTLLASARTIAAGLSQRDGSLSADVPYVALDTFAYDSAGRIYYQVNDIHQKLISGYENLPGPPPGTPRTDSYPALARFYNATYQGQNVRVVSLLKAVTEPNMNGMAEIRVAETDEARVSMARSLAADTLLRLGMLAIGALLLVWFAVSAALRPIERLRTAVEERQPDDLRPLPLVEVQHELWPLVRALNHFTERLRGQFERQAQFIADAAHELRTPLAALKARLELGLRSGEPQIWRETLESSAQSTDRLTHLANQLLSLARVENGARAIAEGGAQLLDLSQLARELGMAMAPLAHARGVALALEADEPVWLRGEPTLLNELLSNLVDNALAHTPSGGNVILRVLSPAVLEVEDDGPGIPQDERDRVFERFYRRNQQVAGSGLGLAIVGEICRAHLAQITLHDGEPVGLKVRVSFIAG
- a CDS encoding HDOD domain-containing protein, whose translation is MSELADKVQQDLVEAIDNDDLVLPTLPEVALQIRKAAEDPDISVSDLSKVIGRDTALSARLIKVVNSPLLRATQEVTDLHTAITRLGVNYSSNLAIGLVMEQIFHARSEVVEQKMREVWRKSLEIAGVSYALCRRYTQLKPDQAALGGLVHQIGVLPILTYAEDHYELLSDPVSLNHVIDHIHPLIGDKLLRVWEFPERLVELPGLYQDLKRESPQVDYVDLVQVASLYCHKDTDHPLARIDPLSVPAFRKLGIDIDNKALCEDLEESRSMFY
- a CDS encoding YgfZ/GcvT domain-containing protein, yielding MADSAFFCTLSHEGVLAVRGADAGKFLQGQLTCNINYLSDERASLGARCTQKGRMQSSFRIVLEGDGVLLAMAGELLEPQLADLKKYAVFSKSKLTDESESWARFGLEHGDAALSSLGLELSADTDSVVRHEGLIAIRVSPDRAELWAPADQADAIKGKLSAQLTEAELNQWLLGQIRAGIGQVMPGTRELFIPQMLNLQAVGGVSFKKGCYTGQEIVARMQYLGKLKRRLYRVQLDASELPEPGTPLFAPSHGSSIGEVVLAARAEKNIELLAVLQAEAAEAGDLHLGTVEGPALHLLDLPYELDRDREIQR